The Paraburkholderia fungorum genome window below encodes:
- a CDS encoding MFS transporter yields the protein MSASSATERQGSSALITSLVAAALFMENLDGSIIATALPQMAQSFHIRPVELSIGITSYLLTLAVFIPISGWIADRVGVRTVFATALAIFTGASMLCGMTDNLVEFTGARILQGIGGAMMVPVGRLAVLRVTPKENLMRAISIITWPGLIAPVLGPPLGGFITTYSSWRWIFYLNVPLGLLGIVLAWRFINTEREADCRPFDALGFVLTGVAGTCVMYAMEAIGRVGTSWHSSLLFLAIGLAACVAAWFHLQRSAHPMIDLSAFRIKTFMVSICGGSLFRISIGAVPFLLPLMFQVGFGMNPFQSGLLTLAVFAGNLSTKLVTTQILRRFGFRTVLVFNGAFAAVTLASMSLLRPSTASGWILFALFVSGVARSLQFTAINTLGFADVPKQQMSGASTLSSTLGQMTMGMGVAAGAIALRIAAWWHGHDGQSLTPSDFSIAFVLVAVFSVIAIADVFSLSPDAGNHVTGHRRKGAG from the coding sequence ATGTCGGCTTCATCCGCCACCGAGCGCCAGGGAAGTTCCGCACTAATTACCTCGCTGGTCGCGGCCGCGTTGTTCATGGAGAACCTCGACGGTTCGATCATCGCGACCGCGTTGCCGCAAATGGCGCAGTCGTTTCATATCAGGCCGGTGGAGTTGAGTATCGGCATCACGTCGTATCTGTTGACGCTCGCCGTGTTTATCCCGATCAGCGGATGGATTGCCGATCGGGTCGGTGTCCGCACGGTGTTCGCCACGGCGCTCGCCATTTTCACCGGCGCATCGATGCTCTGCGGGATGACCGACAACCTCGTCGAGTTCACCGGTGCGCGGATTTTGCAGGGCATCGGCGGCGCGATGATGGTGCCGGTCGGGCGGCTCGCGGTGCTGCGCGTCACGCCCAAAGAAAACCTGATGCGCGCGATTTCGATCATCACGTGGCCCGGGTTGATTGCGCCAGTGCTCGGACCGCCACTCGGCGGATTCATCACGACGTACTCGTCGTGGCGCTGGATTTTCTATCTGAACGTGCCGCTCGGTTTGCTTGGAATAGTGCTCGCCTGGCGCTTCATCAACACCGAACGCGAAGCAGATTGCCGTCCGTTCGACGCGCTGGGTTTCGTGCTGACCGGCGTCGCGGGCACCTGCGTCATGTATGCGATGGAGGCGATCGGCCGCGTCGGCACGTCGTGGCATTCATCGCTGCTGTTTCTGGCGATCGGTCTCGCGGCTTGCGTGGCGGCGTGGTTTCATTTGCAACGCAGCGCGCATCCGATGATCGATCTGTCGGCGTTCAGGATCAAGACATTCATGGTGTCGATTTGCGGCGGATCGCTGTTCAGGATCTCGATCGGTGCAGTACCGTTTCTTCTGCCGTTGATGTTTCAGGTCGGCTTCGGCATGAACCCGTTTCAGTCGGGCTTGCTGACGCTCGCGGTATTCGCGGGCAACCTGTCGACCAAACTCGTTACGACACAAATCCTTCGGCGCTTCGGGTTCAGAACGGTGCTCGTGTTCAACGGCGCGTTTGCCGCGGTGACGCTGGCGAGCATGAGTTTGCTGAGGCCTTCGACGGCATCCGGCTGGATTCTGTTTGCGCTGTTCGTGAGCGGCGTAGCGCGGTCGTTGCAATTCACCGCGATCAATACGCTCGGTTTCGCCGATGTCCCGAAGCAGCAGATGAGCGGCGCGTCGACCTTATCGAGCACGCTGGGCCAGATGACCATGGGCATGGGCGTCGCGGCCGGTGCGATTGCATTGCGGATCGCCGCGTGGTGGCACGGCCACGATGGCCAGTCGTTGACGCCGTCCGACTTCAGCATTGCGTTTGTGCTGGTGGCGGTGTTCAGTGTGATCGCGATTGCCGACGTGTTTTCTTTGTCGCCCGATGCAGGCAATCACGTAACCGGGCATCGACGAAAGGGTGCTGGGTGA
- a CDS encoding inorganic phosphate transporter gives MLVHFTPSSGIVVGMLVVCLVMVLVFEATNGFHDTSNAVATVIYTQSLKPVQAVVWSGLLNFIGVMVGGIAVAYALVEILPPDVLTPPDGSPAVPMLVSIFAAALFWNVLTWAFGIPNSSSHCIIGALIGVAVADALLKSRSVVQGVDWKQIITVLEGLALSPVLGFLLAGGLYGLLKLIVRSGHLFEPPKEGQPPVWWLRGLLILTCTSVSFSHGTNDGQKSIGLIMLTIIGLLPAAYALNPDATGQLTQLSEHAAAAIPLIEKYGDDVKPHALQAAQMLRDARPSLQKQASELQSKEQHVDGERATRAQLRGAIYDVVSQMKHVGEVKSATPADKKEAADLLKQMSLPVQYAPLWVRMLSAVCLGIGTMVGYKRVVRTLGERIGKQHMTPGQGASAELIGSLLIGTAGFTGLPVSTTHIITSGIAGTMAVGGQGLQRGMMVRIVITWLVTLPVTIGLSAGLFYVLANPRF, from the coding sequence ATGCTCGTGCACTTCACCCCGTCCTCGGGTATCGTCGTCGGCATGCTGGTGGTGTGCCTGGTCATGGTGCTCGTATTCGAAGCGACGAACGGTTTTCATGACACGTCGAACGCCGTCGCCACCGTCATCTACACGCAATCGCTGAAGCCCGTACAAGCCGTCGTCTGGTCGGGCCTGCTGAACTTTATCGGCGTGATGGTGGGCGGTATCGCGGTCGCCTACGCGCTGGTCGAGATTCTCCCTCCCGATGTCCTGACTCCACCCGACGGCTCGCCCGCTGTGCCGATGCTCGTGTCGATCTTCGCGGCGGCACTGTTCTGGAACGTGCTGACGTGGGCTTTCGGCATTCCGAATAGCAGTTCTCATTGCATCATCGGCGCGTTGATTGGCGTGGCCGTCGCCGACGCGCTTCTGAAATCGCGCAGCGTGGTTCAGGGCGTGGACTGGAAGCAGATCATCACGGTACTCGAAGGACTCGCGCTATCGCCCGTGCTGGGCTTTCTGCTCGCGGGCGGCCTCTATGGCCTGCTGAAACTCATCGTGCGTAGCGGACATCTGTTCGAGCCGCCCAAGGAAGGCCAACCGCCGGTCTGGTGGCTGCGCGGCCTGCTGATACTCACATGCACGTCGGTCAGCTTTTCTCACGGCACCAATGACGGCCAGAAAAGCATCGGCCTGATCATGCTGACGATCATTGGATTATTGCCCGCCGCCTATGCGCTCAATCCTGACGCGACCGGTCAACTGACGCAACTGAGCGAGCATGCCGCAGCGGCAATTCCTCTCATCGAAAAATATGGCGACGACGTCAAGCCTCACGCGTTGCAGGCAGCGCAGATGCTGCGCGACGCGCGACCGTCGCTGCAAAAGCAGGCTTCGGAATTGCAATCGAAGGAACAGCATGTCGACGGCGAGCGAGCCACGCGCGCGCAATTGCGCGGCGCGATTTACGACGTCGTATCGCAGATGAAGCACGTCGGCGAGGTCAAATCGGCGACGCCTGCCGACAAGAAAGAGGCAGCCGATCTTCTCAAACAGATGAGCCTGCCCGTTCAATACGCGCCGCTGTGGGTTCGTATGTTGAGTGCCGTCTGCCTGGGAATCGGCACGATGGTCGGCTATAAACGGGTGGTACGCACGCTCGGCGAGCGGATCGGCAAACAGCACATGACGCCGGGTCAGGGTGCGAGCGCGGAGTTGATCGGCTCATTGCTGATCGGCACAGCGGGATTCACGGGGCTGCCGGTGAGCACCACCCACATCATCACGTCAGGGATTGCGGGGACGATGGCGGTCGGCGGACAGGGGCTGCAACGCGGCATGATGGTTCGCATCGTGATCACGTGGCTGGTGACGCTGCCGGTCACGATCGGCCTTTCTGCAGGGCTGTTTTATGTGCTGGCGAATCCGCGCTTCTAG
- a CDS encoding DUF1842 domain-containing protein produces the protein MDQLYKVDGTAGKNIPGAPILHFSLLVNPPSGSVSGIVRITQATNPPLDAEIRVSGTIHALGNQSETNVVLLEGTYPHVLPPPAIGTFLEQFSAVLWVDTKWNGYGDFKLGSIGVKNVPVHSS, from the coding sequence ATGGACCAACTCTACAAAGTAGACGGGACTGCTGGAAAGAACATTCCGGGAGCACCGATCCTTCACTTCTCGCTTCTGGTCAATCCGCCGTCGGGAAGCGTGTCGGGCATCGTCCGAATCACGCAGGCGACGAATCCGCCGCTGGATGCCGAGATCAGGGTGTCGGGCACCATTCACGCTCTTGGCAATCAGTCGGAAACCAATGTCGTGCTGCTCGAAGGCACGTATCCGCACGTCCTGCCGCCGCCCGCGATCGGAACGTTTCTGGAGCAGTTCTCCGCGGTCCTGTGGGTCGATACCAAGTGGAACGGCTACGGCGACTTCAAGCTGGGCTCGATCGGCGTGAAGAACGTGCCCGTTCATTCGTCGTAG
- a CDS encoding MFS transporter: MDKQTIPVSPAASQTTRMSYRWHVLIWLLMGGIINYLDRASLSIAAPGMIQELGLTRTQIGLLGSVFAWTYAMMQLPAGWLIDRFGAKRAYAIGMIWWSIATWLTGVVGSIAALVVMRALLAVGEAPCWPTAAKITAAWFPAKERGFATGIWDSSSKWGPALAPALLVALMIAFGWRSLFHVTGAFGIAFALLFLMLYRNPRDSKRLSKDELGYIEAGGGGHERSLATSSLKWRGLFVRRSVWGMILGYFCTIWLWNIFLVFLPLYLLDRFHISFAQLGAVAGIPWVGGALGEIAIGYLAKKLVDRHLATAIGAKRLLIACCAVGAGVCAVALPFADSLNATLVLFTVGLAFLAAMIGSAWALASDIAPSSMVASVSAIQNFGGYFGGAFSPLVAGFIVDHTGSYALAFISGGFIVACAAPFYWFMARKPIVEDAQVATA; the protein is encoded by the coding sequence TTGGACAAGCAAACCATTCCCGTATCGCCCGCCGCGAGTCAAACCACTCGCATGAGTTACCGCTGGCATGTGCTGATCTGGCTGCTAATGGGCGGCATCATCAATTATCTGGATCGTGCAAGTCTGTCGATTGCGGCGCCTGGAATGATTCAGGAGCTCGGCCTGACCCGCACACAAATTGGTCTGCTCGGCAGCGTATTCGCGTGGACCTACGCGATGATGCAGTTGCCAGCAGGATGGCTGATCGATCGATTCGGCGCGAAGCGTGCGTACGCTATCGGCATGATCTGGTGGAGTATCGCGACGTGGCTAACGGGCGTGGTGGGTTCGATCGCTGCGCTGGTGGTGATGCGTGCATTGCTCGCCGTGGGCGAAGCGCCGTGCTGGCCGACCGCGGCAAAAATAACCGCGGCGTGGTTTCCCGCCAAGGAGCGCGGCTTTGCGACCGGCATCTGGGACTCGTCATCGAAATGGGGACCCGCGCTGGCTCCCGCACTACTCGTTGCGTTGATGATTGCGTTCGGTTGGCGCTCGCTCTTTCACGTAACAGGCGCGTTCGGGATTGCCTTCGCGCTGCTGTTCCTGATGCTGTATCGCAATCCACGCGACAGCAAGCGCTTATCGAAAGACGAACTCGGATACATCGAAGCGGGCGGCGGCGGCCATGAGCGTTCGCTCGCGACGTCCTCGCTCAAATGGCGTGGGCTTTTTGTGCGCCGTAGCGTGTGGGGGATGATTCTCGGGTACTTCTGCACGATCTGGCTCTGGAACATTTTTCTTGTGTTCTTGCCGCTGTATCTGCTCGACCGGTTCCATATCTCGTTTGCACAACTCGGTGCCGTCGCGGGCATTCCCTGGGTTGGTGGCGCACTGGGTGAAATCGCGATCGGGTATCTGGCGAAGAAGCTTGTCGATCGCCATCTCGCTACGGCGATTGGCGCGAAGCGCCTGTTGATTGCGTGTTGCGCCGTCGGTGCAGGCGTGTGCGCGGTCGCATTGCCGTTCGCCGATTCGTTGAATGCGACGCTCGTTCTGTTCACGGTCGGCCTCGCGTTTCTTGCCGCGATGATCGGTTCGGCTTGGGCACTGGCGTCCGATATCGCGCCGTCGTCGATGGTGGCGTCGGTGAGTGCGATTCAGAACTTCGGCGGCTATTTCGGCGGCGCGTTTTCGCCTCTCGTGGCGGGCTTCATCGTCGATCATACTGGCTCGTATGCACTCGCCTTTATTTCGGGCGGGTTCATTGTGGCATGCGCAGCACCGTTCTACTGGTTCATGGCGCGCAAGCCGATTGTGGAAGACGCGCAAGTGGCGACCGCATAA
- a CDS encoding SDR family oxidoreductase, which produces MKTILITGCSSGFGLEIARYFLDRDWKVIATMRTPREDLLPRSERLRVLALDVTDAESIRQAVDAAGPIDVLVNNAGIGLLGALEGISMGRAREIFETNTIGTMAMTQAVLPQFRQRKAGVIVNVTSSVTLKSLPLLAIYSASKAAVNAFTESLALELQPFDIRVSLVLPGRAPTTRFGENAQTRMQGTIPEAYAGLAQDVFAQWAQSSVVTTADDVSEAVWRAVNDPSSPIRLVAGADALALVE; this is translated from the coding sequence ATGAAAACAATTCTGATCACCGGATGCTCGTCAGGCTTCGGCCTGGAAATCGCGCGGTATTTTCTCGATCGCGACTGGAAGGTGATTGCGACGATGCGTACGCCGCGCGAAGACCTGTTGCCTCGTTCGGAGCGGCTGCGCGTGCTCGCGCTCGACGTCACGGACGCTGAGAGCATTCGCCAGGCGGTGGACGCAGCGGGACCGATCGACGTACTCGTCAACAATGCGGGAATCGGTTTGCTGGGCGCTCTCGAAGGCATCTCAATGGGCCGCGCGCGCGAAATCTTCGAGACCAACACCATTGGCACGATGGCGATGACGCAAGCTGTGCTGCCTCAATTCAGACAGCGGAAAGCAGGGGTGATCGTGAACGTCACGTCGAGCGTGACGTTGAAATCGCTGCCTCTCCTTGCTATCTACTCCGCGAGCAAAGCGGCGGTGAACGCGTTCACGGAATCGCTTGCGCTTGAACTTCAGCCATTCGACATTCGCGTGAGTCTGGTGCTGCCGGGGCGCGCGCCAACCACCCGTTTCGGGGAAAACGCGCAGACGCGGATGCAAGGCACGATCCCCGAAGCGTACGCCGGGCTCGCGCAGGATGTGTTCGCGCAATGGGCACAGTCGTCTGTTGTCACGACCGCCGACGATGTCTCCGAAGCCGTGTGGCGCGCGGTGAACGACCCGTCGAGTCCGATTCGTCTCGTGGCCGGTGCCGACGCTTTGGCGTTGGTCGAATAA